A stretch of Natronococcus sp. CG52 DNA encodes these proteins:
- a CDS encoding asparagine synthetase B family protein, whose amino-acid sequence MNTELFGVFGGMEAFTRFRSTDEFDEMLVGPSTTVGIRDSRVGTPGWSATYEGDDGVCAIWGEVYVPGSESNAARWFLEAYEREGTDALSRLNGSYLVVLDTGDGAFTATDPIRSRECFYTDDPGVRVFGTDSSTVAATIQEPEFRRDALLEFLHLGVTLGEKTSVEQLSRLSIDSYLTRSSVEHLERFVYDTREFDYAESLANRLERAIDRRSILPGRKGLLLSAGYDSRTLLSQLPEIEHCYTVGSPTAQEVTGAKRLATQYGAEHTAFEPDERYLHADETKVRYSQGIKESLHIHHAGYSDEMDVDTMYHGLLCDTFFRGHFTAQVDFEVFGKRIPFERLDPDPDPIDVLLSRFGYSPSASVELAERTAFDVDPESFVRQSVRTEFESVLDRSDSIQNALNCCGISNQPSIPFHTQLADNYFASFLAADAELLEWHLQAPPAKRTTETFLEACEMIDSDMLKHRPPDRPHDLTLFNEMERFVRRKTPFLESFESPWPDREQQFNRYDFDQRLLPELEHVHDLPARHKLRLNDFLGWVDSWADGADQPRTWLDQHPSVA is encoded by the coding sequence ATGAATACGGAACTCTTCGGCGTGTTTGGCGGCATGGAAGCGTTTACCCGGTTCAGGTCGACCGACGAGTTCGACGAGATGCTCGTCGGACCGTCGACGACCGTCGGGATCAGAGATTCCCGGGTCGGAACCCCCGGCTGGAGTGCGACGTACGAGGGTGACGACGGCGTCTGCGCTATCTGGGGTGAGGTGTACGTCCCCGGTAGCGAGTCGAACGCCGCGCGATGGTTCCTCGAGGCGTACGAGCGCGAGGGGACCGACGCGCTGTCCAGGCTCAACGGCTCGTACCTGGTCGTGCTCGACACCGGAGACGGGGCGTTCACCGCGACCGATCCGATTCGATCTCGGGAGTGCTTCTACACCGACGACCCCGGGGTTCGCGTGTTCGGGACGGACTCCTCTACCGTCGCGGCAACGATTCAGGAGCCCGAGTTCCGGCGGGATGCCCTTCTCGAGTTTCTCCACCTCGGCGTCACCCTCGGAGAGAAGACGAGCGTCGAGCAACTGTCTCGACTCTCGATCGACAGCTACCTGACGCGGTCGTCCGTCGAGCACCTCGAGCGGTTCGTCTACGACACGCGGGAGTTCGACTACGCCGAGAGCCTGGCGAACCGTCTCGAGCGGGCGATCGACAGGCGCTCGATACTCCCCGGACGAAAGGGGCTGCTCCTCTCTGCGGGGTACGACTCGCGAACGCTCCTCTCTCAGCTCCCCGAGATCGAACACTGTTACACGGTCGGCAGTCCGACCGCCCAGGAAGTCACGGGTGCCAAACGTCTCGCGACGCAGTACGGCGCGGAACACACCGCGTTCGAACCGGACGAGCGCTACCTCCACGCGGACGAGACGAAAGTCCGCTACTCGCAGGGCATCAAGGAGTCGCTGCATATCCACCACGCCGGCTACTCCGACGAGATGGACGTCGATACGATGTACCACGGCCTGCTCTGTGACACGTTCTTCCGCGGGCACTTCACGGCACAGGTGGATTTCGAGGTGTTCGGCAAACGCATTCCGTTCGAGCGCCTCGATCCCGACCCGGATCCGATCGACGTTCTTCTCTCGCGGTTCGGCTACAGCCCGTCGGCGAGCGTCGAACTGGCCGAGCGAACGGCGTTCGACGTCGACCCCGAATCGTTCGTCAGACAGTCCGTTCGAACCGAGTTCGAGTCCGTTCTGGACCGCTCCGACTCCATCCAGAACGCGCTCAACTGCTGTGGAATCTCCAACCAGCCCTCGATCCCGTTCCACACGCAGCTTGCGGACAACTACTTCGCGTCGTTTCTCGCCGCGGACGCGGAACTGCTCGAGTGGCACCTCCAGGCACCGCCGGCCAAGCGGACCACCGAGACGTTTCTCGAGGCCTGCGAGATGATCGACTCGGACATGCTCAAACACCGGCCCCCGGACCGTCCCCACGATCTCACGTTATTCAACGAGATGGAACGGTTCGTCCGGCGTAAGACGCCATTTCTCGAGTCGTTCGAGTCCCCCTGGCCGGACCGGGAACAACAGTTCAACCGGTACGACTTCGACCAGCGACTGTTGCCGGAACTCGAGCACGTCCACGACCTGCCCGCCCGTCACAAACTCCGACTCAACGACTTCCTCGGCTGGGTTGACAGTTGGGCGGACGGTGCCGACCAGCCCAGAACCTGGCTCGACCAACACCCGTCGGTTGCGTAA
- a CDS encoding polysaccharide deacetylase family protein — protein MTKRPNTRRRFLAASGATAFAAMAGCMDRVNSAIPNGDDDSSNGNDSEGDSGGDSDADEFDSPELAVETEYNSREEFKQPGDQLDDFGNLDDWEVSSGSAEPTEDVVFDGDQSLRLTAEDGENIVVGKQIETTDMSDLDISMAVRTSTPSNIAIDIRLLDIYGGYAHHQLRSVTYRDSEVGWFRMSPGVFEESSMPLERDVVEEIEIIVYNTDDEAEVWVDDLRTHQKPDKGYVILSWDDGLTDFYDNASPLHDEYDVNAVQAAVRQWTRNQREGVMSIDQLKERQEAGDQIVAHGTHTQLANMEEENLRDAIRRDKNWAVQNDIEGGHYIVYPHNSFNQTVLDAVSNYYYAGGFNQSGNVNLTGVTGFDPLVLPRTIAHDLDIAMRCVNLAAEHRQCTILNFHAFDQDNTMDQDDYEQLLQHINDTDDVEVIDFDDLWKMRRQGHEN, from the coding sequence ATGACCAAACGACCGAACACCCGACGACGATTCCTCGCAGCGTCCGGTGCGACAGCGTTTGCGGCCATGGCCGGCTGTATGGACCGGGTGAATTCCGCAATTCCGAACGGCGACGACGACTCCTCGAACGGAAACGACTCCGAGGGCGACAGCGGCGGCGACAGCGACGCAGACGAGTTCGATTCGCCCGAGCTCGCGGTCGAGACGGAGTACAACAGCCGGGAAGAGTTCAAACAGCCCGGCGACCAGCTCGACGACTTCGGAAACCTCGACGACTGGGAAGTGTCCAGCGGATCGGCCGAACCCACCGAGGACGTCGTCTTCGACGGCGATCAGAGCCTCAGGCTCACCGCCGAGGACGGTGAGAACATCGTCGTGGGGAAGCAGATCGAGACGACGGACATGAGCGATCTCGATATCTCGATGGCCGTACGCACGTCGACCCCCTCCAACATCGCCATCGACATCCGGCTCCTCGACATCTACGGCGGGTACGCCCACCACCAGCTTCGGTCGGTCACCTACCGGGATTCCGAGGTCGGCTGGTTCCGGATGTCCCCCGGCGTCTTCGAGGAGAGCTCGATGCCGCTCGAGCGAGACGTGGTCGAGGAGATCGAGATCATCGTCTACAACACCGACGACGAAGCGGAGGTGTGGGTCGACGACCTGCGCACGCACCAGAAGCCCGACAAGGGGTACGTTATCCTCAGCTGGGACGACGGCCTGACCGACTTCTACGACAACGCCTCGCCGCTGCACGACGAGTACGACGTCAACGCCGTGCAGGCCGCCGTCCGCCAGTGGACGCGAAACCAGCGCGAGGGCGTCATGTCGATCGACCAGCTCAAGGAGCGCCAGGAGGCCGGCGACCAGATCGTCGCCCACGGTACCCACACGCAGCTCGCGAACATGGAGGAGGAGAACCTCCGAGACGCGATCCGGCGGGACAAGAACTGGGCAGTCCAGAACGACATCGAGGGCGGACACTACATCGTCTACCCGCACAACAGCTTCAACCAGACGGTTCTCGACGCCGTGTCTAACTACTACTACGCCGGCGGATTCAACCAGTCCGGGAACGTCAACCTCACCGGCGTCACCGGCTTCGATCCGCTGGTGCTGCCGCGAACGATCGCCCACGACCTCGACATCGCGATGCGGTGTGTCAACCTCGCGGCGGAACACCGACAGTGTACGATCCTGAACTTCCACGCCTTCGACCAGGACAACACGATGGACCAGGACGACTACGAACAGCTGCTCCAGCACATCAACGACACCGACGACGTCGAGGTCATCGACTTCGACGACCTCTGGAAGATGCGCCGCCAGGGCCACGAGAACTGA
- a CDS encoding PKD domain-containing protein — translation MGGTEYETTVYETTASADGGTVAVLGGVHGNEVAGYEAAGILTEWNIEAGTLVVIPEADAPAVESGTRSGPDGSDLNRQFPEGEEPQTDLAQAIWDVLVEYDPDVVIDLHESTGIYAGSPVDGVGQAIFHSDDEQATQDAQQAAEYANRNYVDSSEREFLTSSLGPDTNPTDLIAHKTWLDLGAQSHLVETLSGGVDLETRVDWHLQLVGELVADELFPSGIPEEPVEGPVDEPEEPEEPEEPEEDEPEEPEEPEEPEEPEEPEEPEEEEPEEPEEPEEPEEPEEEEPEEPEEEEPEEPEEPEEPEEPEEPEEPEEDAPDESENDGYDAGRPIAKIETIPADADERVLEEGATVTLDASASCVVDGEIDCYEWDVNDDGYFDDTGEAIDVTISANGDHTVTLRVTSEGGRTSVAEVVLSGE, via the coding sequence ATGGGAGGTACCGAGTACGAGACGACGGTATACGAAACGACGGCGAGTGCTGATGGGGGAACCGTCGCCGTACTCGGTGGCGTTCACGGGAACGAAGTCGCGGGGTACGAGGCTGCAGGCATACTCACCGAGTGGAACATCGAAGCCGGGACGCTCGTCGTGATTCCCGAAGCGGACGCTCCCGCCGTCGAGAGCGGAACGCGATCCGGCCCGGACGGATCCGATCTCAACCGTCAGTTTCCCGAGGGCGAGGAACCACAAACGGACCTCGCCCAGGCGATCTGGGACGTTCTCGTCGAGTACGATCCCGACGTCGTCATCGATCTCCACGAGTCGACCGGTATCTACGCGGGCTCCCCGGTCGACGGTGTCGGTCAGGCGATCTTCCACTCCGACGACGAGCAGGCTACGCAGGACGCCCAACAGGCGGCCGAGTACGCGAACCGGAACTACGTCGACAGTTCGGAACGCGAGTTCCTGACCAGCTCGCTCGGCCCCGACACCAATCCGACCGACCTGATCGCCCACAAGACCTGGCTCGATCTGGGCGCCCAGTCACACCTCGTCGAGACGCTTTCCGGAGGCGTCGATCTCGAGACACGCGTCGACTGGCATCTGCAACTGGTCGGTGAACTGGTCGCGGACGAACTCTTCCCGAGTGGCATTCCCGAAGAGCCGGTAGAAGGACCTGTAGACGAGCCGGAAGAACCAGAAGAGCCGGAAGAGCCGGAGGAAGACGAGCCGGAAGAGCCGGAAGAGCCGGAGGAGCCGGAAGAACCAGAAGAGCCGGAAGAGCCGGAGGAAGAAGAGCCGGAGGAGCCGGAAGAGCCGGAGGAGCCGGAAGAGCCGGAGGAAGAAGAGCCGGAAGAGCCGGAGGAAGAAGAGCCGGAAGAGCCGGAAGAGCCGGAAGAGCCGGAAGAGCCGGAAGAGCCGGAAGAGCCGGAGGAAGACGCGCCCGACGAGTCCGAGAACGATGGTTACGACGCGGGACGACCGATCGCTAAGATCGAGACGATCCCCGCTGACGCGGACGAACGGGTTCTCGAGGAGGGAGCCACCGTTACGCTCGACGCGTCCGCTTCCTGCGTCGTCGACGGCGAGATCGACTGCTACGAGTGGGACGTCAACGACGACGGATACTTCGACGACACCGGTGAGGCGATCGACGTGACGATCTCCGCGAACGGCGACCACACCGTTACGCTTCGTGTCACCAGCGAGGGGGGCCGGACCTCGGTCGCCGAGGTCGTGCTCTCGGGCGAGTAA
- a CDS encoding glycosyltransferase family 2 protein, with protein sequence MALVSVIIPTYNREETVSRAIDSVLAQTVENVEVVVVDDGSTDDTEDVLESYDDERLRPVYHETNQGANVARNTGIEHARGKYVAFLDSDDEWRSEKLEAQLDLLEKRSAEWVAAYCDFMFELTSPVDRLRGLAASVLSRADDQTQMEGGEELIGEILADNVHTGAGSTLLVRTDVAREVGGFDETLDRFQDPEFVLRILEVGKLAYVDEPLVVREETGTPPAETIRRADEQYLSLYADEVDRFEADGYQIRSSHDLVLAKTYFKEGRPLRGGWHLLRAAPEPRHVPGVLWAAGSGVRRRPTPVLVAGLALVAVGSLIALRS encoded by the coding sequence TCGACAGCGTGCTCGCCCAGACCGTCGAGAACGTCGAAGTCGTCGTCGTCGACGACGGGTCGACCGACGACACCGAGGACGTACTCGAGTCCTACGACGACGAGCGGCTGCGACCGGTCTATCACGAGACGAACCAGGGGGCGAACGTCGCACGGAACACCGGGATCGAACACGCCCGGGGCAAGTACGTCGCCTTCCTCGACTCGGACGACGAGTGGCGCTCCGAGAAGCTCGAGGCCCAGCTCGATCTGCTCGAGAAGCGTTCGGCGGAGTGGGTTGCCGCCTACTGCGACTTCATGTTCGAACTCACCAGCCCGGTCGATCGACTGCGTGGACTGGCCGCCAGCGTGCTCTCCCGCGCCGACGACCAGACGCAGATGGAGGGCGGAGAGGAGCTGATCGGCGAGATTCTCGCGGACAACGTCCACACGGGGGCCGGTTCGACGCTGCTCGTCCGCACGGACGTCGCCAGGGAGGTCGGTGGCTTCGACGAGACGCTCGACCGCTTCCAGGATCCCGAGTTCGTCCTGCGCATCCTCGAGGTCGGCAAACTCGCGTACGTCGACGAGCCGCTCGTCGTTCGCGAGGAAACCGGAACGCCGCCGGCCGAGACGATCAGGCGGGCCGACGAACAGTACCTCTCGCTGTACGCCGACGAGGTCGATCGGTTCGAGGCAGACGGCTATCAGATCCGCTCGAGCCACGACCTCGTTCTCGCGAAGACCTACTTCAAGGAGGGACGACCGCTCCGCGGCGGCTGGCACCTCCTCCGGGCGGCACCCGAACCGCGCCACGTTCCGGGTGTTCTCTGGGCGGCCGGCTCGGGTGTTCGCCGGCGCCCCACCCCGGTTCTGGTCGCCGGTCTCGCCCTCGTCGCAGTCGGCAGTCTGATCGCCCTCCGCTCCTGA